The following DNA comes from Halobacillus litoralis.
CTTCATTGTAAAGGATGAGGATTGCTGAATTGGTTCTGTAACTTTCGTCTGTTCAATTGCCATGATGTTTCTTCCCCCTCTATCATTTTCATACAAATCAATGCATAAATAAACATTATTCGATAGTTAGTAACTATACAATTTATCGCATAAAAATTCAATAGTATTTTAAAAGATTCTAATATCGGTTTATCTTCTTCCAGAAGGAGGAATCTAGAACAATAAGAGACTGATATTTAGGAGGAGTACATATGGCCGTCAAAGTACCGAAAGATAATACGATTGACAACACATTGGCTATTTTCAAGGATGGTTACAATTTCATCCCCAACCGTGTACAGAACCATCATTTGGATGTATATGAAACGAGAGTATTGGGAGAAAAAGTCGCCCTCCTCAGTGGAATCGAAGGGGCGGAACTTTTTTATGACAGAAATCGGATGAACCGGTCAGGAGCACTGCCGACAAGGGTTTTGAAAACACTATTCGGCGAAGGTGGGATTCAGACGATGGACGGCGACCCTCATACCCACCGTAAGCTTTTGTTCATGTCCTTGATGACTCCTGAATCTTTGCAACACTTATACGAAATCACGACCAAAAACTGGGCTCAATTCACGAAAAAGTGGAGCAAGATGAAAAAGGTCAACCTCTATGATGAGTCACGAGAACTCCTCTGCCGGACAGCGTGTGATTGGGCTGGTATTCCTTTAAATGAAAAAGAAGTGAATAAACGCACACGTGACCTGAGCAACATGATTGATGGCTTCAGTGCCATCGGGCCGAAACATATTGAAAGCCGACGTGCACGGAAACGGTCGGAAGCGTGGATCGAGGACTTGATCATAAAAGTCAGAAATGGAGAAATGGAAGCTGAAAAAGGAAAAGCTGTATATGAGATGGCTATGCACCGAAATGTAGAGGGCGAGTCATTAGATGCACGTATGGCAGCTGTTGAAACGCTTAACGTAATTAGGCCACTCGTCGCCATCTCGAAGTTTCTGACTTTCGGTGCTGTTGCGCTGGAGGAATATCCCGAAACACGAACTCGCGTTTCTTTAGATGATGAATATTTGTTCATGTTCACTCAAGAAATCCGACGCTTCTATCCATTCGTCCCATTTCTTGGGGCGAGAGTCGACCATGACTTCACATGGCAGGAGTACCCTTTCAAAAAAAATCAGCTAGTTTTGATTGATGTTTATGGAATCAATCACGATCCACGGATATGGGAGAAGCCGGACGAATTCAATCCAGAAAGGTTTTTGAATTGGGACGGAGGATTGTTTGATCTCATTCCGCAAGGGGGCGGCGGTTATTATAATGGACACCGCTGTCCAGGCGAATGGGCGACTATCGAAGTGCTTCAGGCGAGTTTTCGTTATATGACAAAACACCTCGGTTATGAGGTGCCGAAACAGGATTATAGCTACAGCTTAAAAAAAATGCCCGCCCTTCCGAAAAGCGGGTTCATTATGAAGAATGTCCATTATAAATGAATGGGGTTACAACGAGGCGCTCAGGGCAAAGGCTCTGAGCGTTATTCATTACTCACATACCAATAGAGGAGAGAATAAAATGTTTTTTGATAGTTGGATAAGTGTTTTCAAAATAATTATGATGGCGCTGCTCATTTATCCTGCCGTTATTTTGCTATTAAGAATTTCAGGAAAGCGAACATTATCAAAAATGAACATGTTTGATTTGGTTATTACTGTAGCTATAGGATCGACCGTTGCTACCATCCTTTTATCAAGTCAAGTCAAATGGCTGGATGGGATTGCTGCGTTATCCTCCCTTATCTTTCTTCAATACGCTGTAACATGGCTGGAGGTGCGTTCAAAAACATTCACTTC
Coding sequences within:
- a CDS encoding cytochrome P450, whose protein sequence is MAVKVPKDNTIDNTLAIFKDGYNFIPNRVQNHHLDVYETRVLGEKVALLSGIEGAELFYDRNRMNRSGALPTRVLKTLFGEGGIQTMDGDPHTHRKLLFMSLMTPESLQHLYEITTKNWAQFTKKWSKMKKVNLYDESRELLCRTACDWAGIPLNEKEVNKRTRDLSNMIDGFSAIGPKHIESRRARKRSEAWIEDLIIKVRNGEMEAEKGKAVYEMAMHRNVEGESLDARMAAVETLNVIRPLVAISKFLTFGAVALEEYPETRTRVSLDDEYLFMFTQEIRRFYPFVPFLGARVDHDFTWQEYPFKKNQLVLIDVYGINHDPRIWEKPDEFNPERFLNWDGGLFDLIPQGGGGYYNGHRCPGEWATIEVLQASFRYMTKHLGYEVPKQDYSYSLKKMPALPKSGFIMKNVHYK
- a CDS encoding DUF421 domain-containing protein → MFFDSWISVFKIIMMALLIYPAVILLLRISGKRTLSKMNMFDLVITVAIGSTVATILLSSQVKWLDGIAALSSLIFLQYAVTWLEVRSKTFTSFVKGEPQLLMYQGEMVETAMKKERVKADEIRQAIRSQGVYSLGRVKAVVLETDGSFSVITKETDPGDSSLKDVDGMQAPKK